Proteins from a genomic interval of Planifilum fimeticola:
- a CDS encoding ABC transporter substrate-binding protein, which yields MNRRFRRIFAWMLVFVLAAGLFGCGNPDAAKVDKPQAAQEPGSSFPVTVKDDTGAEVTVDREPKRIVSLIPSTTEIAFALGLGDRIVGVTANDDYPPEVKEIEKVGDINVNVEKVVGLKPDLVLASPLNGETVEKLRSLGLTVLSVDAQSLEGVYESIRRVGKATGAVKEADQLIAKMEKEKEQVVQKVASIPEEERLKVWVEVDPTPFTVGGDTFLNELITLAGGRNVAAEMKGWPQVSGEKVIKWNPDVILTTYGKADKSVASRPGWDRIAAVKANRIHSLNPDWTTLPGPRITKGLKQIAQILYPERFRQ from the coding sequence ATGAATCGAAGGTTCCGCAGGATTTTCGCTTGGATGTTGGTTTTCGTCCTGGCCGCGGGTCTTTTCGGCTGCGGCAACCCGGATGCGGCAAAAGTGGACAAACCGCAGGCGGCGCAGGAGCCGGGATCCTCTTTTCCGGTGACGGTCAAGGATGATACCGGCGCGGAGGTGACCGTCGACCGGGAGCCGAAGCGGATCGTGTCCCTGATTCCAAGCACCACGGAGATCGCCTTTGCCCTCGGGCTCGGGGACCGGATCGTCGGCGTGACGGCCAATGACGATTACCCTCCGGAAGTGAAGGAAATTGAGAAGGTGGGCGACATCAACGTCAATGTCGAAAAAGTGGTGGGGTTGAAGCCGGATCTGGTCCTCGCCTCGCCGCTCAACGGGGAGACGGTCGAAAAACTGCGCTCCCTGGGCTTGACGGTGTTGTCCGTGGATGCCCAAAGTCTGGAGGGTGTGTACGAGTCGATCCGCCGTGTGGGGAAGGCGACCGGCGCCGTGAAAGAGGCGGACCAGCTGATCGCGAAGATGGAGAAGGAGAAAGAGCAGGTGGTACAAAAGGTGGCGTCCATCCCGGAGGAGGAGAGGTTGAAGGTGTGGGTCGAGGTCGATCCGACTCCCTTTACCGTCGGGGGAGACACCTTTTTGAACGAACTGATCACCCTGGCGGGAGGTCGGAATGTGGCGGCCGAGATGAAGGGTTGGCCCCAGGTGTCCGGGGAAAAGGTCATCAAGTGGAATCCGGATGTGATCCTGACCACCTACGGAAAAGCGGATAAATCCGTCGCTTCCCGTCCCGGTTGGGACCGGATCGCGGCGGTGAAGGCGAACCGGATTCATTCCCTCAACCCGGATTGGACCACCCTGCCCGGTCCCCGGATTACGAAGGGGCTGAAGCAGATCGCCCAGATTTTGTATCCGGAACGGTTTCGCCAATGA
- a CDS encoding FecCD family ABC transporter permease, with translation MRVDGWLRFVLWPGILGLFLFLLIVASVTVGGTEIDARNVWGIILQRLGIGGISSAGDPASETIIMEIRFPRTLLAALVGASLAVAGAVYQAILRNPLADPYILGVSSGAALGAVLAILTGWGTSYFGNWTLPVYAFVFACIALLIVLRLARAGSRTDMGTIILSGVVVQAFFGALLTFAISLSNEQLQRIQFWLMGGGFSLRGWDHVGVLVPFLAIGLLIIVWHSRELNLFFLGERHAGHLGVSVGRMRVLLLVTASLVTGAAVSVSGTIGFVGLVIPHVMRMLFGPDHRLLVPVSALAGAMFLVGSDMLSRVVLAPRELPVGVITAFVGAPFFGWLLRKNSGSQGG, from the coding sequence ATGAGAGTGGACGGCTGGCTTCGATTTGTCCTGTGGCCGGGGATCCTGGGGTTGTTCCTCTTCCTTCTGATCGTGGCCTCGGTGACGGTGGGGGGAACGGAGATCGACGCCCGGAATGTCTGGGGGATCATCCTGCAGCGGCTGGGCATCGGGGGGATTTCCTCCGCCGGGGATCCCGCCTCGGAGACGATCATCATGGAAATTCGTTTTCCCCGGACGTTGCTGGCGGCGCTGGTGGGGGCCTCCCTGGCCGTGGCGGGGGCGGTGTATCAGGCCATCCTGCGCAACCCCCTGGCCGATCCGTACATCCTGGGCGTCTCCTCCGGGGCGGCCCTGGGAGCGGTGTTGGCCATTCTGACGGGGTGGGGCACCTCTTACTTCGGCAACTGGACCCTTCCGGTATACGCCTTTGTCTTCGCCTGCATCGCCCTGCTTATCGTCCTGCGGCTCGCCCGGGCCGGCTCCCGGACGGACATGGGAACGATCATCCTCTCGGGCGTGGTTGTTCAGGCCTTTTTCGGTGCGCTTCTCACCTTCGCCATCTCCTTGTCCAACGAGCAGCTGCAGCGCATCCAATTTTGGCTGATGGGCGGCGGCTTCTCCTTGCGGGGATGGGATCACGTCGGGGTGCTCGTCCCTTTTCTGGCGATCGGTCTTTTGATCATCGTCTGGCACTCCCGGGAGTTGAACCTGTTTTTTCTGGGAGAGCGTCATGCCGGACACCTGGGGGTTTCCGTCGGCCGGATGCGGGTGCTGCTGTTGGTGACCGCTTCGCTGGTCACCGGTGCGGCGGTTTCCGTTTCGGGAACCATCGGCTTTGTCGGATTGGTGATCCCCCACGTGATGCGGATGCTGTTCGGGCCCGACCATCGGCTTTTGGTGCCGGTTTCCGCCCTGGCGGGAGCGATGTTTCTGGTGGGAAGCGACATGTTGTCCCGGGTGGTGCTCGCCCCCCGGGAATTGCCCGTCGGGGTGATTACCGCCTTTGTGGGAGCCCCCTTCTTCGGCTGGCTGCTCCGGAAGAACAGCGGTTCCCAAGGGGGATGA
- a CDS encoding heme ABC transporter ATP-binding protein, with translation MLRAKGLTKRYGGRFALEGVDLRVEQGETVGLIGPNGSGKSTLVRLLCGEEKPDEGRIFLAGRELSAWSPRERAKQMAVLPQEALPPVPFTVEEVVKMGRHPHMRRPWMGREDWNVVEEVLERTGLAPARHRPVNRLSGGERQRVAIAKAMAQEPRLMILDEPTTYLDVRYQLEVLDAVHRWKKQGVAIFMVLHDLNLAAQYCDRLLLLKEGELVGEGRPSEVIRSDLIREVYGVEVLITPHPDSGVPQVLLKAREERGSSPIVRALAMGKNG, from the coding sequence ATGCTTCGGGCGAAGGGTTTGACAAAGCGGTACGGCGGTCGCTTTGCCCTCGAGGGAGTGGATCTCCGGGTGGAACAGGGCGAGACCGTCGGGCTGATCGGGCCCAACGGGAGCGGCAAGTCGACGCTGGTCCGCCTCCTCTGCGGGGAAGAAAAGCCGGATGAAGGACGCATATTTCTGGCGGGACGGGAACTGTCCGCATGGTCCCCCCGCGAGCGGGCCAAGCAGATGGCGGTTCTTCCCCAGGAGGCCCTGCCGCCGGTTCCTTTCACCGTGGAGGAAGTGGTGAAGATGGGACGCCATCCTCACATGCGGCGCCCTTGGATGGGAAGGGAAGATTGGAATGTGGTGGAGGAGGTTTTGGAGCGGACGGGTCTTGCCCCGGCTCGGCACCGGCCCGTCAACCGGTTGAGCGGGGGGGAGCGGCAACGGGTGGCCATCGCCAAGGCGATGGCCCAGGAGCCCCGGCTGATGATTCTGGACGAACCGACCACCTATTTGGATGTCCGGTACCAGTTGGAGGTTCTGGATGCGGTGCACCGCTGGAAGAAGCAGGGGGTGGCTATCTTCATGGTGCTCCACGATTTGAACTTGGCCGCCCAATACTGCGACCGCCTTCTGTTGCTGAAAGAAGGGGAGCTGGTTGGGGAGGGGAGACCGTCGGAGGTGATTCGGTCCGATCTGATTCGAGAGGTGTATGGAGTTGAAGTGCTCATCACCCCTCACCCCGACAGCGGCGTTCCCCAGGTGCTGCTCAAGGCCCGGGAGGAGCGGGGATCTTCCCCGATTGTCCGCGCCCTTGCGATGGGTAAGAACGGTTGA
- a CDS encoding cob(I)yrinic acid a,c-diamide adenosyltransferase, with protein MRIYTRTGDGGETGVIGGRISKDDIRVEAYGTIDEVNAFIGEAIARMDPQKYEDIIRDLTEIQHELFDAGGDLAQTGKKRTYRVTDEMVKRLEEWIDRYDAETPEIRRFVLPGGSPVSAALHVARVLTRRAERRVVTLCRQQEANEAVRRYLNRLSDFFFVIARVANAREGVSDVEYKRGGQVFR; from the coding sequence ATGCGCATTTACACGCGAACCGGCGACGGGGGAGAGACGGGTGTGATCGGGGGCCGGATTTCGAAGGACGATATCCGGGTGGAAGCCTATGGAACCATCGATGAGGTGAACGCCTTTATCGGCGAGGCGATTGCCCGGATGGATCCCCAAAAATATGAGGATATCATCCGGGATTTGACGGAAATTCAGCACGAATTGTTTGATGCCGGCGGCGATCTCGCCCAGACGGGGAAAAAGAGGACCTACCGGGTGACGGATGAGATGGTGAAGCGGCTGGAGGAGTGGATCGACCGGTACGATGCGGAAACGCCGGAGATCCGTCGCTTCGTGCTGCCCGGCGGGAGCCCCGTATCGGCTGCCCTTCACGTGGCCCGCGTATTGACGCGCCGGGCGGAGCGGCGGGTCGTCACCCTGTGTCGCCAGCAGGAGGCCAACGAAGCGGTGCGCCGCTATCTCAACCGTTTGTCCGATTTCTTCTTTGTCATCGCACGGGTGGCCAACGCGCGGGAAGGGGTGTCCGACGTCGAATATAAACGGGGCGGGCAGGTGTTTCGATGA
- a CDS encoding arsenate reductase family protein — MSAPLVMYWYPRCGTCRKAKKYLEDRGIPFEERHIVDHPPSREELKDLIQKSGLPVRKFFNTSGKKYRELNLKEKLKTMSDEEMLDLLASDGMLIKRPIVTDGERVTVGFREDQFEEVWARGNS, encoded by the coding sequence ATGTCAGCTCCGCTTGTGATGTACTGGTACCCGCGCTGCGGCACCTGTCGCAAGGCCAAGAAATATCTGGAGGATCGAGGCATTCCCTTTGAGGAGCGCCATATCGTGGATCACCCTCCCAGCCGGGAGGAGCTGAAGGATCTCATACAAAAAAGCGGCCTGCCGGTGCGAAAGTTTTTCAACACCAGCGGGAAGAAGTACCGGGAACTAAACCTGAAGGAAAAGTTGAAAACGATGAGTGACGAAGAGATGCTGGATTTGTTGGCTTCCGACGGCATGCTGATCAAAAGGCCCATCGTCACCGACGGGGAGCGCGTCACCGTCGGTTTCCGGGAAGACCAGTTTGAAGAGGTCTGGGCACGGGGGAATTCGTGA
- a CDS encoding thiamine pyrophosphate-binding protein has protein sequence MTVVMTETRSKTAARYLVEQLAAWGCRTVYGVAGDDNLHLLDALEKQDAIQYIACRLETTAALMASAEAKMTGRLAVCTATAGPGAALLVAGLGDAAMDRAPVLAITGQVERKKIGTGSKQAVDQQLLVQPLARYTAMTADVDALPEQLNRAMRTALEEGGVAHLSVPKDVWTQPLDAPVFPPPPKRKPPRPAEEEMEKSIRTMEGAKRPIILAGRGTEESKEVLLALADRMSAPIMATMPARPVVPADHPLFLGGLGLAGSEISSELLRESDLCLILGSTWWPEDFVPKEIPAIQADISPGQIGLHMPVIAGIVGELGEVLKEWLARLRPADRSEWRSRIEGARVRWKEQIEKEARQIQTPLAPQQVIAALRRAVDDEALIALDTGDHALWFNRIFQPKKQEILLSGRWRTLGFGLPAAMAAKRVCGHRQAVALVGDGGFVTTMADLITAVRYGWPITVIVMNNGSFAMEKNRMETAGLDPAAAELVNPDFAALAEAFGGEGYFVEHADQLEETFRRALSSNRPSVVDVRIGSPRVPHTRL, from the coding sequence ATGACCGTGGTGATGACAGAAACCCGATCGAAAACGGCGGCCCGGTATCTCGTGGAACAGCTGGCCGCTTGGGGCTGCCGGACGGTGTACGGGGTGGCGGGGGATGACAACCTTCATTTGCTGGACGCCCTGGAAAAGCAGGATGCGATCCAATACATCGCCTGCCGGCTGGAGACGACGGCGGCCCTGATGGCCTCGGCGGAGGCGAAGATGACCGGCCGACTGGCCGTCTGCACCGCCACCGCCGGCCCCGGTGCCGCCTTGCTTGTGGCAGGGCTGGGGGACGCCGCGATGGATCGGGCTCCGGTTCTGGCGATCACCGGGCAGGTGGAGAGGAAAAAGATCGGGACCGGATCCAAACAGGCGGTGGATCAACAGCTGCTCGTTCAGCCCCTCGCCCGTTATACCGCGATGACCGCCGATGTCGATGCTCTGCCGGAACAGCTCAACCGGGCGATGCGCACGGCGCTGGAGGAGGGCGGCGTCGCCCATCTGTCCGTTCCCAAGGATGTGTGGACGCAACCGTTGGATGCCCCGGTCTTTCCTCCGCCGCCGAAGCGTAAACCTCCACGACCGGCCGAGGAGGAAATGGAGAAGTCGATCCGGACGATGGAAGGGGCGAAGCGGCCGATCATCCTGGCGGGACGGGGAACGGAGGAATCCAAGGAGGTGCTTCTGGCCTTGGCGGATCGGATGTCGGCTCCCATCATGGCGACGATGCCGGCCCGTCCGGTCGTCCCCGCGGACCACCCCCTGTTTCTGGGAGGACTGGGTCTGGCGGGAAGTGAGATCTCCTCCGAGCTGCTCCGGGAATCGGACCTCTGCTTGATCCTGGGCTCCACCTGGTGGCCGGAGGATTTCGTGCCGAAGGAGATCCCTGCGATCCAGGCGGACATCTCCCCCGGACAGATCGGGTTGCACATGCCGGTGATCGCAGGAATCGTGGGAGAGCTCGGCGAGGTGCTGAAGGAGTGGCTGGCCCGCCTGCGCCCCGCGGACCGGTCCGAATGGAGAAGCCGGATCGAAGGAGCCCGGGTCCGTTGGAAAGAGCAAATCGAAAAGGAGGCCCGTCAAATCCAAACTCCCCTCGCTCCGCAGCAGGTGATCGCCGCTCTGAGGAGAGCGGTGGATGACGAGGCGCTCATCGCGCTGGATACGGGGGACCACGCCCTGTGGTTCAATCGGATTTTTCAGCCCAAAAAGCAGGAGATTCTCCTGTCGGGCCGCTGGCGGACGTTGGGGTTCGGCCTGCCGGCGGCGATGGCGGCCAAGCGGGTATGCGGCCACCGTCAGGCGGTGGCGTTGGTGGGGGACGGCGGATTCGTCACCACGATGGCCGATCTGATCACCGCGGTCCGGTACGGTTGGCCGATCACCGTCATCGTCATGAACAACGGTTCCTTTGCCATGGAGAAAAACCGGATGGAGACCGCCGGGCTCGATCCGGCAGCCGCCGAGCTGGTCAATCCCGATTTTGCCGCCCTGGCGGAAGCCTTCGGCGGCGAGGGGTATTTCGTCGAGCACGCCGACCAACTGGAGGAGACTTTCCGTCGGGCGCTTTCCTCCAATCGGCCTTCCGTCGTTGATGTTCGCATCGGTTCGCCCCGGGTTCCCCACACCCGCCTGTAG
- a CDS encoding peroxiredoxin: protein MTEAPKTLRLVGLPAPDFEMESTKNLETLDEKVRLSDYRGKWLVLFFYPLDFTFVCPTEITALSDRYEEFQELNADILGVSTDSKFSHRAWINTPREENGLGPIKYPLAADTTHKVSRDYGVLVEDEGIALRGLFIIDPEGIVRYQVVHDENIGRSVDETLRVLQALQTGGLCPSDWKPGQKTL from the coding sequence ATGACGGAAGCCCCGAAAACCCTGCGTCTCGTTGGTCTGCCTGCTCCCGATTTCGAGATGGAGAGCACGAAAAACCTGGAGACTCTCGATGAGAAAGTGAGATTGTCCGATTATCGGGGCAAGTGGCTGGTGCTCTTCTTCTATCCGCTGGATTTCACCTTCGTCTGCCCGACGGAGATTACCGCCCTGAGCGATCGGTACGAGGAATTCCAAGAGCTGAACGCCGACATCCTGGGGGTCAGCACCGACAGCAAATTCTCCCACAGGGCGTGGATCAACACCCCGCGGGAAGAAAACGGACTGGGCCCCATCAAATACCCGTTGGCCGCCGATACCACCCACAAGGTGAGCCGCGATTACGGCGTCCTGGTGGAGGATGAAGGAATTGCCCTGCGCGGCCTGTTCATCATCGATCCGGAGGGGATCGTCCGCTACCAAGTGGTTCACGACGAAAATATCGGCCGCAGCGTGGACGAGACCCTGCGGGTGCTGCAAGCTTTGCAAACGGGTGGTCTCTGCCCCTCCGATTGGAAGCCGGGTCAAAAGACCCTTTGA